Genomic DNA from Alphaproteobacteria bacterium:
TGGGCGATCCCGTGAATCTCGCCGCCCGGCTGGAAAGCCAGTCCAAAAATTACGGCGTCAGGATCGTCCTCGGTCCAAAAACGGGCGTTGCCGCCGAAGAAGCCGGCTTCGCCACGCTGGAACTGGACCTGATCCAGGTCAAGGGCCAGTCCGTCGGCGTCAATATCCACTGCCTGCTCGGCGATGCCGGTTTTGCGGCCTCGCCCGAATTCGTCGCGATCAAGGCGAAACACCAGGCGTTCATCTCCGAGTACCGGCGCCAGCATTGGGATATCTCGGAAAGCGAAATGACGGAATGCCGCAAGATGGCCCGCGCCATGGATCTGGGCATGGATGTCCTGTACGACATGTATCAGGAGCGGATCGACGAGTACCGCGAAGTCCCGCCGCCGATCGGCTGGAACGGCGTTTACGTGGCGACCGACAAATAGTCAGGAAGCCGGTTCGCCGGACGAAACGCTGCCCGGCTCCGTCGCCGTATCGTGCTGGCCGACAGCCGTATCGGACACGGCATCGCCGGCCCCCTTGCCCGCCGTTGCCAGTTGCTGGAGCGCCCCCGCGATCCGCAGGAATACCGGCCGCCAGTCGCCGAGAATCCGCTGACGATACAGCCGCATATTCGGGTACCAGGGCGAATCCTCGCGCCGGAACAGCCAGCGCCATTCCCCGCCGAAGGGCAGGATCGTCCAGACCCGCTTGCCCAGCGCGCCGGCCAGGTGCGTGACGGCGGAATCGATGCTGATCACCAGATCCACCTGATCGATAATCGCCGCGGTTTCGCCAAAATCCGTCAACTGCCCGGACAGGCTGAACACATTCCCGCGCGCCAGATACGGCTTCAACTCCCCGCTCCGGGGGCCCCATTGTATGCTGTAGAAATCGATACCGGGAATGTCGAACAGCGCCGCGAACCAGATCAGCGGGCAGGAACGGAACCGGTCATCGCTGTGGGTCGGCCGCCCGGCCCAGGCGAAGGCAACCGCCAGCCTGCCGCCCTTGCGGCGTTTGATGCGCGTTTTGGCGTCCGGCGGCGGCCGCAGATAGGGCACCCTGTTCGGGATCGTTTCCACGGTCGTACCGAAGCGGTTCGGCAGGCTCAGCAGCGGGACCTGGACCTCGAAGGTGACCGAGGCTTCCGAGCCGAGGGCATAGACTTCATCTACCCCCTCAACTGTCTTGAGAACGCGGAACAGTTCAGGTTCGCAGGCGAGATAGATCTTTCCCTCGCCGGCAAACCGGCGAAGCAGCGGGACATAGCGGATAAACATCAGCGTATCGCCGAACCCCTGCTCGACATGGACCAGCAGACGCCGCCCGTTCAGCGGGCTGCCGTCCCAGAGCCGGTCCCGGACATTCTTGACGTTGGTCTTGTAGGCCGCCATGTCGAAGCGGGACTCATAAGCCGCCCAGCCTTCCTTGAACTGCCCGTTCATCAGCAGCACGCTGGCCGGGGCGAAATAGGCGCGCGCCGCGTTCGGCTGCAGTTCTCGCACCCGCTTGTAGCAGTTCAGGGCGTCCTGCAGCCGTTCCATCCGCAGCAGGGCATTGCCCAGCGAGTAATGGCCATCGGGATCGTCCGGCGCCAGTTCCGCGACCCGCCGCAACAGGTGAAGCCCTTCACCCGTATGGCCCAGCTTCAGGACCACATGGCCCAGATTCTTCATTGCCGAAACGTCTTCCGGCATCAACACCAGCGCATGGCGCAGCATCATGGCGGCTTCTTCATAACGGCCCAGCTTTTCCAGCGTCGCGCCAAGATTGGTCAGACAGCGCATCTGGTTGGGGTTGAGGTCGATACTGCGCTGATACGCCTTCAGGGCGTTCTCGAACCGCTCGCCCTGAAAAAGGGCGTTCCCCAGCTTGTACCAGCCATTCGGCCAGTTCGGCGCAATCTTCACCGATGTGTCGAAGGCCTCGATGGCGGCCGGGATGTCGCCCTGGTTGAGATACGCATCGCCCCGATTGGAATGCGCTTCGGCATAATCCGGGCGCAGCGTCGTCGCCGCCTCGAAGGCCGCCAGCGACTCGTCGACCCGTCCCATCCGGTACATCAGGTTGCCGAGATTGTTCTGCACCTCCGGGAAATCCGGCCGGTGGCGCAGCGCC
This window encodes:
- a CDS encoding adenylate/guanylate cyclase domain-containing protein produces the protein GDPVNLAARLESQSKNYGVRIVLGPKTGVAAEEAGFATLELDLIQVKGQSVGVNIHCLLGDAGFAASPEFVAIKAKHQAFISEYRRQHWDISESEMTECRKMARAMDLGMDVLYDMYQERIDEYREVPPPIGWNGVYVATDK
- a CDS encoding tetratricopeptide repeat protein, with product MPDDSSPISAAVALFQAGELAAAEKSCRDVLARQEGNAEAWHLLGVIAHRAGRNDIAVRHVRQAVALAGDSASFHNTLGYLLRLAGQYADSVAALEKAIALQPDYADAHNNLGIAHAESGALETAEAAYRTALRHRPDFPEVQNNLGNLMYRMGRVDESLAAFEAATTLRPDYAEAHSNRGDAYLNQGDIPAAIEAFDTSVKIAPNWPNGWYKLGNALFQGERFENALKAYQRSIDLNPNQMRCLTNLGATLEKLGRYEEAAMMLRHALVLMPEDVSAMKNLGHVVLKLGHTGEGLHLLRRVAELAPDDPDGHYSLGNALLRMERLQDALNCYKRVRELQPNAARAYFAPASVLLMNGQFKEGWAAYESRFDMAAYKTNVKNVRDRLWDGSPLNGRRLLVHVEQGFGDTLMFIRYVPLLRRFAGEGKIYLACEPELFRVLKTVEGVDEVYALGSEASVTFEVQVPLLSLPNRFGTTVETIPNRVPYLRPPPDAKTRIKRRKGGRLAVAFAWAGRPTHSDDRFRSCPLIWFAALFDIPGIDFYSIQWGPRSGELKPYLARGNVFSLSGQLTDFGETAAIIDQVDLVISIDSAVTHLAGALGKRVWTILPFGGEWRWLFRREDSPWYPNMRLYRQRILGDWRPVFLRIAGALQQLATAGKGAGDAVSDTAVGQHDTATEPGSVSSGEPAS